A window of the Bdellovibrio sp. ZAP7 genome harbors these coding sequences:
- the lptC gene encoding LPS export ABC transporter periplasmic protein LptC yields the protein MAKFKNLIFAVLLVLLFVEVLIVFPKKLEHDDDAKVQARVELQEKRKKELEEQGKDPKEKQSTAEQKMGGVHLVESQKGQRDWELFSESAEGSQGSGNWKLKKVRVFFYNKEKVEFTATGDEGTIDSNSKDLNIKGNVVTRSENGYVFKTPGISYSAVKRLIESPEDVYMEGPRDKTGAGMVLKGRSMQVLVDQSKMLIKEKVTATKPMNDGKRFEVVADGAEFSGKSNLARFLGSVRMNYDGMRLEGPEASFLYDKGANLLSSISVLGGVKVSDADKFATADVVNLDLLANKYVFKGKPKVIQNNDELSGEEIIFLEGGKKVKVERVRAKMENKDK from the coding sequence ATGGCTAAGTTCAAGAACCTCATCTTTGCAGTACTTCTCGTTTTATTGTTCGTTGAGGTTCTTATCGTTTTCCCCAAAAAACTTGAACATGACGACGACGCCAAAGTTCAAGCTCGCGTAGAACTCCAAGAAAAAAGAAAAAAAGAGCTCGAAGAACAGGGTAAAGACCCTAAAGAGAAACAGTCCACCGCTGAACAAAAGATGGGCGGTGTTCATTTGGTGGAAAGCCAAAAGGGCCAACGTGACTGGGAATTATTCTCTGAGTCTGCCGAAGGCAGTCAGGGCAGCGGCAACTGGAAACTTAAGAAAGTCCGCGTATTTTTCTATAACAAAGAAAAAGTTGAATTTACTGCGACAGGTGACGAGGGTACGATCGATTCGAATTCGAAAGACCTCAATATTAAAGGCAATGTCGTGACTCGCTCTGAAAACGGCTATGTTTTCAAGACGCCAGGTATTTCTTATTCAGCAGTGAAAAGACTGATTGAAAGCCCTGAAGATGTTTACATGGAAGGTCCCCGCGATAAAACGGGCGCAGGAATGGTCCTAAAGGGACGTTCGATGCAAGTTCTGGTGGATCAGTCGAAAATGTTGATTAAAGAAAAAGTGACCGCGACCAAACCAATGAATGACGGCAAGCGCTTTGAAGTGGTTGCTGATGGTGCCGAATTTAGTGGTAAGAGTAATTTGGCAAGATTTCTGGGCTCTGTACGCATGAACTATGATGGCATGCGCCTCGAGGGGCCCGAGGCAAGTTTCCTTTATGATAAAGGCGCCAATCTATTAAGCTCCATCAGCGTTCTTGGCGGTGTAAAAGTCAGTGACGCAGATAAATTTGCGACGGCGGATGTGGTCAACCTGGACCTTCTTGCCAATAAGTATGTCTTTAAAGGAAAACCTAAGGTCATTCAAAACAATGACGAGCTGAGTGGTGAGGAAATCATCTTTCTTGAAGGCGGAAAAAAGGTTAAGGTTGAAAGAGTGCGTGCCAAGATGGAGAACAAAGATAAATGA
- the lptB gene encoding LPS export ABC transporter ATP-binding protein produces the protein MSILTIKEISKSFKKRKVVDGASFSVESGQVVGLLGPNGAGKTTSFYMVVGIVQPDKGTIHLDEDDITKEPMYRRARVGLSYLAQEPSIFRKLTVAENITVALEAHGFSGAQRAERLELLISELRVGHIRDSYGYALSGGERRRVEIARALAGEPKFLLLDEPFAGIDPIAVGDIQNIIRELKAKGIGVLITDHNVRETLGICDYAYILKDGAIQVSGSADEITNSELARKFYLGENFRL, from the coding sequence ATGAGCATCCTGACCATCAAAGAAATTTCCAAGAGTTTCAAAAAGCGTAAAGTCGTTGATGGTGCTTCATTCTCCGTCGAATCCGGCCAAGTCGTGGGTCTTTTAGGTCCCAATGGTGCGGGTAAAACCACTTCATTTTATATGGTGGTAGGAATCGTTCAGCCAGATAAAGGCACCATCCACTTGGACGAGGACGATATCACCAAAGAGCCCATGTATAGACGTGCTCGCGTGGGACTTAGCTATTTGGCTCAAGAACCCAGTATATTTCGTAAACTTACGGTAGCCGAGAACATCACCGTGGCTTTAGAAGCGCATGGCTTCAGCGGGGCCCAACGAGCTGAGCGTCTGGAATTGTTAATTTCAGAACTTCGCGTGGGTCACATCCGCGACAGCTATGGTTACGCTTTATCAGGCGGTGAGCGTCGTCGTGTGGAAATTGCCCGTGCACTTGCGGGTGAACCCAAGTTCCTTTTGCTGGACGAACCCTTCGCTGGGATCGACCCGATTGCGGTCGGCGACATCCAGAATATCATCCGCGAACTTAAGGCCAAAGGTATAGGAGTTCTCATTACGGATCATAACGTTCGTGAGACTTTGGGCATTTGCGATTATGCTTATATACTGAAGGACGGGGCGATTCAGGTTAGCGGAAGTGCTGACGAAATCACGAATTCTGAGTTGGCTCGTAAATTCTATCTGGGTGAAAATTTTAGGCTGTAA
- the hpf gene encoding ribosome hibernation-promoting factor, HPF/YfiA family: protein MKLNTTFKHLDHSDSLVEYTEQRMEEIGQFLLRDGYGAVYFSKTKNEFCVEISVNTREKYFKASSFSVDVYAAVDSCVEKLEKQFLKTAKMFKDHKKPELSKEGRLNQMLRVRKAA from the coding sequence ATGAAATTGAACACAACCTTTAAGCATCTTGATCACTCCGATTCACTTGTTGAATATACGGAACAGCGTATGGAAGAAATCGGACAGTTTCTGCTTAGGGATGGGTACGGAGCCGTTTATTTTAGTAAAACCAAGAATGAATTCTGTGTGGAGATTTCGGTAAACACCCGAGAAAAATATTTTAAAGCATCTTCATTTAGTGTGGATGTATATGCGGCCGTGGACTCGTGCGTGGAAAAGCTTGAAAAGCAATTCTTGAAAACCGCTAAAATGTTCAAAGATCATAAAAAACCAGAGCTTTCCAAGGAAGGCCGTCTGAATCAAATGCTGCGCGTGCGTAAAGCCGCTTAA
- a CDS encoding adenine phosphoribosyltransferase: MDLKKLIRDVPNFPKEGILFRDMSPLLQNPDALHFVSKNLVNGVDLSQIQYFAGIESRGFILASHMAATHGKGFLPIRKAGKLPPPTKRISYALEYGTAEIELPVGGGNIMIVDDVLATGGTLQAAIDLSSLAGYTVQAVAVLVNLTFLNQMKFNGKEVYSLVQY, encoded by the coding sequence GTGGATTTAAAAAAGCTTATCAGAGATGTTCCTAATTTTCCTAAAGAAGGCATTCTTTTTCGGGATATGTCTCCGCTTTTGCAGAATCCCGATGCTTTGCATTTTGTTTCTAAAAATCTCGTGAATGGTGTGGATCTTTCTCAAATTCAGTATTTCGCCGGTATTGAATCTCGTGGGTTTATTTTGGCGTCACATATGGCGGCGACTCATGGAAAAGGCTTTTTGCCGATTCGTAAAGCTGGAAAATTGCCTCCTCCTACTAAAAGAATTTCTTATGCACTTGAGTACGGCACTGCGGAAATCGAGCTTCCGGTTGGTGGTGGAAATATAATGATTGTAGACGACGTTTTGGCGACTGGCGGGACTTTGCAGGCGGCTATTGATTTAAGCTCACTGGCTGGATATACAGTTCAGGCCGTGGCGGTTTTAGTGAATTTAACCTTCCTGAATCAAATGAAATTTAACGGTAAAGAGGTCTACTCCCTTGTTCAATATTAA
- a CDS encoding sensor histidine kinase KdpD produces MKMPEVSPLIGNWLFSSVVEDDALTRSYKYRLLVIITVLTGMLMWMYSFLAIFLITSEELAIIGFACSTIHALCPVLYKTTRSMVFSVYTMVTAGMVFQFSFSYYTGGFYSPTLIWFAVLPMIVGILTNKTHALAWIFICVMDFMLMFFLQTSRLVPASQLTADGRVVAQFMVGLGLIGLVGGFTLFFIELGYFYHNKISAKNMQIRQLFRAITHDILNPLASIEFTQSRVIKQYPNLESELNHSRKTIANIRQTVENARYFDAADSGRVVLNILPVSVGNLLDSVGALFEERLREKKIVLEVDPDIRNIHVLGDEISLRTQVVNNAISNAIKFSSPGAKIEVSGVSHGSEFELVIRDHGVGIPPERILQWESVGGLASTLGTWGEKGTGFGLLLMKHYLDKAHGRLQVHSVCSHIDPKNKGTRISLFLKKAPAIS; encoded by the coding sequence ATGAAAATGCCTGAGGTGAGTCCTTTAATTGGTAACTGGTTGTTTTCCTCAGTGGTTGAGGATGATGCTCTGACGAGATCTTACAAGTATCGTCTTTTGGTTATCATCACGGTGCTTACAGGAATGCTAATGTGGATGTATAGCTTCTTAGCTATCTTCCTGATTACAAGCGAAGAGCTCGCCATCATCGGCTTTGCGTGCTCCACCATTCATGCATTATGTCCGGTCCTTTATAAGACCACGCGTTCGATGGTTTTTTCCGTGTATACGATGGTCACTGCGGGAATGGTCTTTCAGTTTTCTTTCTCTTATTACACGGGGGGATTTTATTCGCCGACGTTGATTTGGTTTGCGGTGCTGCCAATGATCGTGGGCATTTTAACCAATAAAACCCATGCTCTGGCGTGGATCTTTATTTGTGTCATGGATTTCATGTTGATGTTCTTTTTGCAGACGAGTCGTCTGGTTCCAGCAAGTCAACTAACGGCTGACGGGCGAGTTGTCGCTCAGTTCATGGTGGGCCTGGGGCTGATCGGTTTGGTTGGTGGTTTCACCTTGTTCTTCATTGAGCTCGGTTATTTTTATCATAATAAAATTTCCGCCAAAAACATGCAGATCCGTCAGCTGTTTCGCGCCATTACTCACGATATATTGAATCCTTTGGCTTCTATCGAATTTACTCAAAGCCGCGTAATCAAGCAGTATCCCAATTTAGAATCTGAACTGAACCATTCGCGAAAAACGATCGCAAACATTCGTCAGACCGTGGAAAATGCGCGCTATTTTGATGCCGCTGATTCGGGGCGTGTCGTTTTGAACATTCTACCAGTTTCAGTCGGCAATCTTTTAGATTCCGTAGGAGCTTTGTTCGAGGAGCGTCTGCGCGAAAAAAAAATCGTGCTGGAAGTCGATCCTGATATCCGCAATATTCATGTTCTTGGTGACGAGATAAGTTTAAGAACCCAAGTGGTGAATAACGCCATTTCCAATGCGATCAAGTTTAGTTCGCCAGGTGCCAAGATCGAAGTCAGCGGTGTTTCCCATGGCAGCGAGTTTGAGCTTGTCATTCGTGATCACGGTGTAGGGATTCCCCCTGAACGAATTTTGCAATGGGAGAGTGTGGGGGGCTTAGCGTCCACATTGGGTACATGGGGTGAAAAGGGCACAGGATTTGGACTTTTACTCATGAAGCACTATCTCGATAAGGCACACGGTCGTCTTCAAGTTCACAGCGTCTGCAGTCATATCGATCCTAAGAACAAAGGGACGCGTATTAGCCTTTTCCTTAAGAAGGCTCCGGCAATCAGTTGA
- a CDS encoding biopolymer transporter ExbD, with product MAIFRPGERHRYHNILSKKKGKRGVTAVLSLTAMVDMFTVLVIFLLQNYNTTGDILYMPKEVTLPKASSVKELKPAHVVTISNKEIVLDKDTVATFEEIQAAGPDDWNIPKLKEQLTLALAKSKSDYEAKLQNKIKNAVDQTKGQTTDDANAWSKVTIQADKGIDFLTVKKVMFTVTEAGAGEINFAVTKNSNQSTSTQ from the coding sequence ATGGCAATCTTTAGACCGGGCGAGAGACATCGCTACCATAATATTTTGAGTAAGAAAAAAGGGAAACGTGGCGTGACGGCAGTTCTGTCTTTGACAGCGATGGTCGACATGTTTACGGTTCTGGTTATCTTCCTTCTTCAAAACTACAATACGACAGGGGACATCCTGTACATGCCAAAAGAAGTAACTCTTCCAAAGGCATCCAGTGTTAAAGAATTGAAGCCAGCCCACGTTGTAACGATCTCCAATAAAGAAATCGTTCTTGATAAAGACACTGTGGCTACGTTTGAGGAAATCCAGGCAGCCGGTCCGGATGATTGGAATATTCCTAAATTGAAAGAGCAGCTGACTTTGGCTTTGGCAAAAAGCAAATCGGATTACGAAGCAAAACTGCAAAACAAAATCAAAAATGCTGTTGATCAAACAAAAGGTCAAACAACTGATGATGCTAATGCGTGGAGCAAAGTAACTATTCAGGCCGATAAAGGTATCGATTTCCTTACAGTGAAGAAGGTTATGTTCACTGTGACGGAAGCAGGTGCCGGAGAAATCAATTTCGCAGTGACCAAAAACTCTAACCAGTCGACTTCTACCCAATAG
- a CDS encoding MotA/TolQ/ExbB proton channel family protein has protein sequence MNPTDAAAAATQSATNAAMQVAAGDNMNFLQRAFSEGGIVMYIIAAIAIMSIIVIVDRIMKLKNLNVDKKEFTDQIFRMVVAGDLRQAISYCDARPAALTNTVKAGLVQAMNKRPDEEIQVAMDAAVMREMPKVEGWVSFLAVFGNIAVLAGLLGTIIGMIGSFRAVAVADPATKSIELSKGISHALNCTAFGLLVSIVCIVAYGLFQHRIQKTENEVVETSMSLLNLVVANREKIRD, from the coding sequence GTGAACCCAACAGACGCAGCAGCAGCAGCAACCCAGTCAGCAACTAACGCAGCAATGCAGGTTGCAGCAGGCGACAATATGAACTTCCTACAACGCGCATTCTCTGAGGGCGGTATCGTGATGTACATCATCGCGGCGATCGCCATCATGTCGATTATCGTGATCGTAGACAGAATCATGAAACTTAAAAATTTGAACGTGGATAAAAAAGAATTCACAGATCAAATCTTCCGCATGGTTGTAGCAGGTGATCTTCGCCAGGCTATTTCTTATTGCGACGCTCGCCCGGCAGCTTTGACGAACACTGTTAAAGCCGGTCTTGTGCAAGCTATGAACAAACGCCCCGATGAAGAAATTCAAGTGGCGATGGATGCAGCAGTTATGAGAGAGATGCCAAAAGTTGAAGGTTGGGTTTCCTTCCTTGCAGTTTTCGGTAACATCGCGGTACTTGCGGGTCTACTTGGTACGATCATTGGTATGATCGGTTCCTTCCGTGCGGTTGCGGTGGCGGATCCAGCGACTAAATCTATCGAACTTTCAAAAGGTATCTCGCATGCCTTGAATTGTACGGCGTTTGGTCTTTTGGTTTCTATCGTTTGTATCGTTGCTTACGGTTTGTTCCAACATCGTATCCAAAAAACAGAGAACGAAGTTGTTGAGACAAGCATGAGTCTTTTGAATCTGGTTGTAGCTAACAGAGAAAAGATCAGAGATTAA
- the rpoN gene encoding RNA polymerase factor sigma-54, translated as MALRQTMNLSQSLVITPQLQQAIKLLQMSRMELESAVRSELEENPILEEAEQLKEEDLQRTKEAADEVAGEGSVESTNDQISQDPQKQDEFEWESYIEQNQKPPQSGMSGSEEIMNYENVITASQTLHDHLYWQVKMNGFSEEEERAADAIIGAIDDDGYFKVPIEQIAEEEKIEKDLLEDTLTLIHEFDPPGVGARDLKECLLIQAKHLEEDTHDLVNLINNHLKDLEKKNYEAIAKALGRDIEDVVDMCKIIYAMDPKPGRAFMASDTHYVTPDVYVYKVGDDYVVSLNEDGLPRLKISNFYKNMLKTGKTTGDKTQDYIQEKLRSAVWLIKSIHQRQRTIYKVAESIVKHQREFFEKGSEHLKPMVLRDIANDIGMHESTVSRVTTAKYVHTPQGIYELKYFFNSGISSSDGDSLASESVKVKIKDLVSKEDPKNPLSDQKIVDMLKVDGIQIARRTVAKYRDVLKILPSSQRKKYF; from the coding sequence ATGGCTCTTCGACAGACCATGAACCTGAGTCAATCTCTGGTCATTACTCCACAACTGCAACAAGCTATCAAATTGTTGCAGATGTCGCGTATGGAACTGGAGTCAGCGGTTCGTTCAGAGCTAGAAGAAAATCCAATTCTAGAAGAAGCAGAACAGCTTAAAGAAGAAGATCTCCAACGCACTAAAGAGGCAGCCGACGAAGTTGCTGGCGAAGGCTCTGTAGAGTCTACAAACGATCAGATCTCTCAAGACCCACAAAAACAAGATGAGTTCGAGTGGGAATCTTACATTGAACAAAATCAAAAACCTCCTCAGTCCGGTATGTCGGGTTCTGAAGAGATCATGAATTATGAAAATGTCATCACGGCGTCTCAAACTTTGCACGATCACCTTTACTGGCAAGTTAAGATGAATGGCTTTTCTGAAGAAGAAGAGCGCGCAGCGGATGCGATCATCGGCGCGATCGATGATGATGGTTACTTCAAAGTTCCAATTGAACAAATCGCTGAAGAAGAAAAGATCGAAAAAGATCTTTTGGAAGACACTCTGACTCTGATTCACGAATTCGATCCTCCAGGAGTGGGTGCTCGTGATTTGAAAGAGTGTCTATTGATCCAAGCCAAACACTTGGAAGAAGACACCCACGATTTGGTCAACCTCATCAATAATCACTTAAAAGATCTTGAAAAGAAAAATTACGAAGCCATTGCTAAAGCTTTGGGGCGTGATATCGAAGACGTTGTCGACATGTGTAAGATCATCTATGCGATGGATCCTAAGCCAGGTCGCGCTTTTATGGCCAGTGACACGCATTACGTCACTCCAGACGTTTATGTTTACAAAGTCGGCGATGATTACGTCGTGTCTTTGAATGAAGACGGTTTGCCGCGTTTGAAGATTTCAAACTTCTATAAAAATATGCTGAAAACCGGCAAAACAACAGGCGATAAAACTCAGGATTATATCCAGGAAAAATTGCGCTCTGCTGTTTGGTTGATTAAGTCCATTCACCAAAGACAAAGAACTATCTACAAAGTGGCCGAGTCGATCGTAAAACATCAACGCGAGTTCTTTGAAAAAGGTTCAGAGCATTTGAAACCGATGGTTTTACGCGATATCGCGAACGACATCGGAATGCATGAATCAACGGTCAGCCGTGTAACGACAGCCAAATACGTTCACACGCCGCAAGGTATCTATGAGTTGAAATACTTCTTCAATTCAGGGATCAGCTCAAGCGACGGTGATTCATTGGCAAGTGAATCAGTCAAAGTGAAAATCAAAGACCTTGTTTCCAAAGAAGATCCTAAGAATCCGCTTTCGGACCAAAAGATCGTGGATATGTTAAAGGTCGACGGAATCCAAATCGCCAGAAGAACGGTTGCAAAATACCGCGACGTTTTGAAGATCCTTCCTTCTTCGCAAAGGAAGAAGTACTTCTAG
- a CDS encoding biopolymer transporter ExbD yields MAHIEESGKGGRAKNIELNLVPVIDLMSVLITFLLISAVWTQISMIQIGSSLYGKKSDTQPSPTPPPNADVVLKVDVKPVGYVLTVGKQVISLPMQGGQFDDAGLIAQLQRVKQIYPEKVDAILTMADELPYDQLIKAMDNCLISGFSAISVATGAPQ; encoded by the coding sequence ATGGCTCACATAGAAGAGAGTGGCAAAGGCGGCAGGGCGAAGAATATCGAGTTGAATCTCGTTCCTGTCATCGACTTGATGAGCGTACTTATTACGTTCCTCCTGATCAGTGCCGTTTGGACTCAGATCTCTATGATTCAAATTGGAAGTTCCTTGTACGGTAAGAAATCCGACACTCAGCCAAGTCCGACTCCTCCTCCGAATGCGGATGTGGTGTTGAAGGTGGATGTGAAGCCTGTTGGTTATGTTTTAACTGTTGGGAAACAAGTCATCAGTCTTCCAATGCAAGGCGGACAATTTGACGATGCTGGCCTCATTGCGCAACTTCAAAGAGTTAAACAAATCTATCCAGAAAAAGTGGATGCAATCCTGACGATGGCAGATGAATTGCCATACGACCAATTGATCAAGGCAATGGATAATTGCCTGATCTCGGGATTTAGCGCGATTTCAGTCGCAACAGGAGCGCCTCAATAA
- a CDS encoding 5'-nucleosidase yields the protein MALPHESQNVFENENIPVHYTGIGKVNAALTAMDVIHKTKCKVIINLGTAGSSKFKTHELIEVSSFVQRDMDITPLGFKVGETPFDPIPGSIDLIPYFGELPHGICSTGDNFETGTPKLPCDLVDMEGYAIAKVCRKMGVQLISLKYITDGADHNAHNDWAANLLPGAKKLLYFYKRMVASDDNAPA from the coding sequence ATGGCTCTTCCCCATGAATCTCAGAATGTTTTCGAAAACGAAAATATTCCCGTGCACTATACCGGTATTGGTAAAGTAAACGCGGCTCTGACGGCCATGGATGTTATTCATAAAACCAAATGTAAAGTGATTATCAATCTGGGGACAGCAGGGAGTTCAAAGTTTAAAACTCACGAACTGATTGAAGTGTCCTCGTTCGTTCAAAGAGATATGGATATCACACCGTTGGGCTTCAAAGTGGGGGAGACTCCCTTTGATCCCATTCCGGGCTCTATTGATTTGATTCCTTATTTCGGTGAGTTGCCTCACGGAATCTGCAGTACTGGGGATAATTTCGAGACAGGTACTCCGAAATTGCCATGTGATCTTGTCGATATGGAAGGTTATGCCATTGCTAAGGTTTGTCGCAAAATGGGTGTGCAACTGATCTCGCTTAAATACATCACTGATGGGGCGGATCATAATGCGCACAATGATTGGGCCGCTAATCTCCTCCCAGGTGCTAAGAAATTATTGTATTTTTATAAGAGAATGGTCGCTTCTGACGACAATGCTCCAGCCTAA
- a CDS encoding AgmX/PglI C-terminal domain-containing protein encodes MRSPLIFRIFKDNQLVGVKQFDQDQIVIGHSEEVHVDLDGDGVSPIHCLLERRDAGYYICDLGSSTGTFKNGQAVLDESIASGDEVTVGPFKIVFFLGVPKPKGPPPGEEKLEDVAVAVPPVAPPAAAPVAPPPPVQEVTLTSIPAVAAPMPPPAEPVVQKAEPVAPPPPAVDKKEEVKVSIPTEVPKIDEKAPPVAAAPVATAAPVAAAPAMATPTAVAPTRPEIRAGKVSFKKEKKVKTFAPASEIQDLKTYLKPGKGPTVQVIVAWKERILNTYNFKGNQSVHVNLGEDKPNSIALPEGIMPRGFQILDMAGGLKVNTAADMKIEMVGSTGLVGIEDLEKNGRASRAGGGYSVRVDQNEMLCLALPGGNIHLYVRFVPQAPVVPITSVMLSGSELTGLVMSLVIVGLLALYISATTPDWQENKQEDVQRIAQVIFDKKPTPPPAPTPKPPEPTPTPVQQPTPTPTPKKVVVNDKDKAAQEKKPENKPQLSQKASTAAKASEVAPKETKDKRKTFTSTRQGGAVKMGETASANAQSKNKDLSKVGLFGAFGGGGNRKNLDQAYSGQGEVLGMADKATGTSGFNENRAGDDLGSKFKDSGAGGKGTATQGIAGIGTKGRGSGQSAYGASEGFGSKSQVAIEGGGMEESFDGTIDKEAIRRVIRAKLHEVKSCYERALNTKAKGTRLEGKVILGWEIVAQGQARNVKVKSSTLGDKGVENCIRDRLASWTFPEPPAGLVAVIEAYPFVLNQQ; translated from the coding sequence TTGAGATCGCCGTTAATATTCAGAATCTTTAAAGATAACCAACTTGTTGGAGTGAAGCAGTTCGATCAAGATCAGATCGTAATTGGTCACTCTGAAGAGGTTCACGTCGACCTTGATGGTGATGGAGTATCGCCAATTCACTGTCTTTTAGAAAGACGGGACGCTGGCTATTACATCTGCGACTTGGGATCTTCAACAGGTACATTCAAAAATGGTCAGGCCGTTCTTGATGAAAGCATTGCTTCTGGCGATGAAGTGACTGTCGGTCCATTTAAAATCGTGTTTTTCCTGGGTGTGCCGAAACCTAAAGGACCTCCTCCGGGTGAAGAAAAATTGGAAGATGTAGCCGTTGCTGTGCCTCCAGTGGCTCCACCGGCCGCAGCACCAGTTGCGCCTCCACCACCGGTTCAGGAAGTAACTTTGACTTCGATTCCAGCGGTGGCAGCGCCAATGCCTCCTCCTGCTGAACCTGTTGTGCAAAAAGCAGAGCCAGTTGCTCCGCCACCTCCAGCAGTAGATAAAAAAGAAGAAGTGAAAGTTTCGATTCCAACAGAAGTTCCTAAGATCGATGAAAAAGCACCTCCAGTTGCTGCTGCACCAGTTGCAACGGCAGCTCCGGTCGCTGCAGCTCCTGCGATGGCAACGCCAACAGCAGTAGCCCCGACTCGTCCGGAGATTCGTGCTGGAAAAGTTTCATTTAAAAAGGAAAAGAAAGTTAAGACTTTCGCTCCGGCAAGTGAAATTCAAGATTTGAAAACATATTTGAAGCCTGGAAAAGGTCCGACTGTTCAAGTGATCGTTGCCTGGAAGGAACGCATTCTGAACACGTACAATTTCAAAGGCAATCAATCCGTTCATGTGAACCTGGGTGAAGACAAGCCAAACAGTATTGCTCTTCCAGAAGGGATCATGCCAAGAGGATTCCAGATCCTGGATATGGCTGGCGGCCTGAAAGTAAACACAGCTGCCGACATGAAGATCGAAATGGTAGGCTCCACTGGTTTGGTGGGTATCGAAGATCTTGAGAAAAACGGTCGCGCTTCAAGAGCGGGTGGCGGTTATTCGGTTCGTGTTGATCAAAATGAAATGCTTTGCCTGGCTTTACCAGGTGGCAACATTCACTTGTACGTTCGTTTCGTTCCGCAAGCTCCAGTTGTACCAATTACTTCTGTGATGCTTTCAGGTTCTGAATTGACGGGCTTGGTGATGTCTTTGGTTATCGTGGGCTTGCTTGCATTGTATATCTCTGCAACAACTCCAGACTGGCAGGAAAATAAGCAGGAGGACGTGCAGCGTATTGCGCAGGTTATCTTTGATAAGAAACCGACGCCTCCACCAGCACCTACGCCAAAACCACCAGAGCCAACTCCTACTCCGGTACAACAGCCGACTCCGACACCAACTCCTAAGAAAGTTGTCGTGAACGATAAGGATAAAGCAGCTCAAGAGAAAAAGCCTGAGAACAAACCTCAGCTTTCTCAAAAGGCTTCCACGGCGGCTAAAGCAAGTGAAGTGGCTCCTAAAGAAACGAAAGACAAGAGAAAGACGTTCACATCAACTCGTCAAGGTGGCGCAGTTAAGATGGGTGAGACTGCCAGTGCGAACGCGCAGTCGAAAAACAAAGACCTTTCTAAAGTCGGATTGTTCGGTGCCTTCGGTGGCGGTGGTAACAGAAAGAATCTTGACCAGGCATATTCCGGTCAGGGTGAAGTTTTGGGTATGGCCGATAAAGCGACAGGAACTTCTGGTTTCAATGAAAACAGAGCCGGAGATGATCTAGGTTCTAAATTCAAAGACTCAGGTGCGGGTGGTAAAGGGACTGCGACACAAGGTATCGCGGGTATCGGAACTAAAGGTCGTGGGTCAGGCCAATCTGCTTACGGTGCTTCTGAGGGTTTCGGTTCGAAATCTCAAGTGGCAATCGAAGGCGGCGGTATGGAAGAGTCTTTCGATGGCACTATTGACAAAGAAGCTATTCGTCGTGTGATCCGTGCGAAACTTCATGAAGTGAAAAGCTGTTACGAAAGAGCTTTGAACACGAAAGCCAAAGGCACTCGTCTTGAGGGTAAAGTTATCCTGGGATGGGAAATCGTGGCTCAAGGTCAGGCGCGTAATGTGAAAGTGAAGAGTTCAACACTTGGAGATAAAGGTGTTGAAAACTGTATCAGAGATCGTTTGGCAAGTTGGACATTCCCGGAACCTCCAGCAGGTCTCGTGGCAGTGATCGAAGCTTACCCATTCGTTCTGAACCAACAATAG